In a genomic window of Armigeres subalbatus isolate Guangzhou_Male unplaced genomic scaffold, GZ_Asu_2 Contig512, whole genome shotgun sequence:
- the LOC134204284 gene encoding glutamate receptor-interacting protein 2-like — MYNLDANTIRQVLGDFGPKTAANHYHNQPQTTNWVELELEFDVADAVIPSSGVFNIKLIRQNKCGLGITVNGNSHGSFVISEVKPGSAAHRTGSLRAGDVLLAVDNHPVQHYNLDLLLKESKNEYITLTVKRNSLPDFLFDAQQKTNLLYGSTEDNAYIYGN, encoded by the coding sequence ATGTACAATCTGGATGCGAACACAATCCGGCAGGTGCTGGGGGATTTTGGGCCGAAGACGGCGGCCAACCATTATCACAACCAGCCGCAGACAACCAACTGGGTGGAGCTGGAGTTGGAGTTCGACGTGGCGGACGCAGTGATTCCTTCGAGCGGGGTGTTCAACATTAAGCTGATCAGACAAAACAAATGCGGGTTGGGGATTACTGTTAATGGGAATAGTCACGGATCGTTTGTAATATCGGAAGTAAAACCGGGTAGCGCTGCACACAGGACGGGATCGTTGAGAGCCGGAGATGTTCTGTTGGCAGTGGACAATCATCCCGTTCAGCACTACAATTTGGATTTGCTGTTGAAGGAGAGCAAAAACGAGTACATCACGTTGACCGTGAAGAGAAACTCATTGCCGGATTTCCTATTTGATGCCCAGCAGAAAACCAATCTTCTGTACGGCAGTACGGAAGATAATGCCTACATATACGGAAACAG